In one Sporomusa sphaeroides DSM 2875 genomic region, the following are encoded:
- a CDS encoding DUF3842 family protein, translated as MYIAVVDGQGGGIGRVIINRVRSEFGNAVDILAIGTNSQATAVMLRAGANEGATGENALICNINEVALILGPLSIILPNSMKGELTPKMAKRVVASKARKILLPIHQNNIDLVGIHSEPLPHMVEALVMQMKQYIDDGGRE; from the coding sequence GTGTACATTGCCGTTGTCGATGGGCAGGGAGGCGGAATTGGCCGGGTCATAATTAACCGGGTTCGCAGCGAATTTGGCAATGCTGTGGATATTCTGGCTATTGGGACCAATTCCCAGGCTACCGCTGTGATGCTGCGGGCCGGGGCCAATGAAGGCGCCACAGGCGAAAATGCGCTTATTTGCAATATTAATGAAGTGGCTTTGATCTTAGGACCGCTCAGTATCATTCTGCCTAACTCCATGAAGGGTGAATTAACGCCTAAAATGGCCAAACGAGTGGTTGCCAGCAAGGCAAGAAAGATTCTTTTACCCATTCATCAAAACAACATTGACCTGGTGGGTATTCATTCAGAGCCGCTGCCACACATGGTTGAGGCTTTGGTTATGCAAATGAAGCAATACATAGACGATGGAGGGAGGGAATAG
- a CDS encoding CooT family nickel-binding protein, translating into MCEANAYLFKGDKEELLMERVDKVVPQNGEVYLESIFGQRKTLAARIKELNLVDHRIILEPIQTETAD; encoded by the coding sequence ATGTGCGAGGCTAATGCTTATCTTTTTAAGGGTGATAAAGAAGAGCTGCTGATGGAACGCGTCGACAAGGTTGTGCCGCAGAATGGTGAAGTGTATCTGGAAAGCATCTTCGGACAGAGAAAGACTCTTGCCGCTAGGATTAAAGAACTGAATCTGGTTGACCATCGTATCATTTTAGAGCCGATTCAGACCGAAACGGCCGACTAA